The following are from one region of the Nocardioides marmotae genome:
- a CDS encoding MBL fold metallo-hydrolase — protein MTGAGGSVRVDHAVVSGTFSLDGETFDVDNNIWVVGDDAECVVIDAPHSVDAILDVVGDRTVKAILLTHAHDDHCRVAPELRERVNGGSGAPILLHPDERPLWELTHTDRLWDVDLADGFEITVGGVTLKALHTPGHAPGAVCFAAPELGCVFTGDTLFQGGPGATGRSFSDRPTLEASIRAKLFALPEETVVHTGHGDDTTIGAEKAALGA, from the coding sequence ATGACCGGCGCCGGCGGGTCGGTGCGCGTCGACCACGCGGTCGTCAGCGGCACCTTCAGCCTCGACGGCGAGACCTTCGACGTCGACAACAACATCTGGGTCGTCGGCGACGACGCCGAGTGCGTCGTCATCGACGCCCCGCACTCGGTCGACGCGATCCTCGACGTCGTCGGCGACCGGACGGTCAAGGCGATCCTGCTGACCCACGCCCACGACGACCACTGCCGGGTCGCGCCGGAGCTGCGCGAGCGGGTCAACGGCGGGTCGGGCGCGCCGATCCTGCTGCACCCCGACGAGCGGCCGCTGTGGGAGCTCACCCACACCGACCGGCTCTGGGACGTCGACCTCGCCGACGGCTTCGAGATCACCGTCGGTGGCGTGACGCTGAAGGCCCTGCACACGCCCGGCCACGCGCCGGGCGCGGTCTGCTTCGCAGCGCCGGAGCTCGGCTGCGTCTTCACCGGCGACACGCTGTTCCAGGGCGGTCCGGGCGCGACCGGTCGCTCCTTCAGCGACCGGCCCACGCTCGAGGCCTCGATCCGGGCGAAGCTCTTCGCGCTGCCCGAGGAGACGGTCGTGCACACCGGCCACGGCGACGACACCACCATCGGTGCCGAGAAGGCGGCGCTCGGCGCCTGA
- the groES gene encoding co-chaperone GroES yields the protein MSVNIKPLEDRIVVKPLDAEQTTASGLVIPDTAKEKPQEGEVVAVGPGRFNDDGDERVPMDISVGDKVIYSKYGGTEVKYGGEEYLILSGRDVLAIVS from the coding sequence GTGTCGGTCAACATCAAGCCCCTCGAGGACCGCATCGTCGTCAAGCCCCTCGACGCGGAGCAGACCACGGCTTCCGGCCTGGTCATCCCGGACACCGCCAAGGAGAAGCCCCAGGAGGGCGAGGTCGTGGCCGTGGGCCCCGGCCGCTTCAACGACGACGGCGACGAGCGCGTCCCCATGGACATCTCCGTGGGCGACAAGGTCATCTACAGCAAGTACGGCGGCACCGAGGTCAAGTACGGCGGCGAGGAGTACCTGATCCTCTCCGGCCGCGACGTCCTCGCCATCGTTTCCTGA
- a CDS encoding glycosyltransferase family 39 protein produces the protein MLDRWQSLAHRVEGVVESRWTVAVAAALAFLLRLPGLTRPVRADEAGFTLVARGWDPRPDSVYGDLFVDRHPLLVAVFGLSDRIGGEHAIRVVGALACALTVLGAAAVARRVSSERAAKWTAVAVAALLTNTVIDAVAVKGEILALPLLFGSILCALDGLARRSPARAALAGLLATTALGMKQNLAGGLAFGAVLLVAALLTRRIDGRTFSRLAAAAVAGAAVPVLATVAWAAAAGVDLETVWYAVYGFRLDANTVLAESGSAAPASRAVTLAFAALAAGMVAVVGGFLVNIRREWRADPVVTAATLAIVLADGLALVLGGSYWRDYLFGLVPATALCAALLARRRTGRGRTMRLVIGLSAASSVVCLLGWVGWNALDFQEFPEDDTGAAIAAAAEPGDTLVVFGGRADLQLSSGLPTPYTHLWSLPMRTLDPDYAELRTLLEGPDAPTWFVEWVPWGAWGAPGAEELYDAVRARYELHDTGCWDRPVYLLRGLDRPPLEPDC, from the coding sequence GTGCTCGACCGGTGGCAGTCCCTCGCCCACCGGGTCGAGGGCGTCGTCGAGTCTCGCTGGACCGTGGCGGTCGCGGCGGCCCTCGCGTTCCTGCTCCGGCTCCCGGGGCTGACCCGTCCGGTGCGTGCCGACGAGGCCGGGTTCACCCTGGTCGCGCGCGGCTGGGACCCGCGGCCCGACAGCGTGTACGGCGACCTCTTCGTCGACCGCCACCCGCTCCTGGTCGCCGTCTTCGGCCTCAGTGACCGCATCGGCGGCGAGCACGCCATCCGCGTGGTCGGCGCCCTCGCCTGCGCGCTGACCGTGCTCGGCGCGGCCGCGGTGGCCCGCCGGGTCAGCAGCGAGCGAGCAGCGAAGTGGACCGCCGTGGCCGTCGCCGCGCTGCTGACCAACACCGTCATCGACGCGGTCGCGGTCAAGGGCGAGATCCTCGCGCTGCCCCTCCTGTTCGGCTCGATCCTGTGCGCCCTGGACGGGCTCGCCCGCCGCTCGCCGGCCCGGGCGGCGCTCGCCGGGCTGCTCGCAACGACCGCCCTCGGGATGAAGCAGAACCTCGCCGGCGGCCTGGCCTTCGGCGCCGTCCTGCTCGTGGCCGCCCTGCTCACCCGGCGCATCGACGGCCGCACCTTCAGCCGGCTCGCCGCGGCCGCGGTCGCCGGCGCCGCCGTACCCGTCCTGGCCACCGTCGCCTGGGCGGCCGCCGCGGGCGTGGACCTCGAGACGGTCTGGTACGCCGTCTACGGCTTCCGCCTCGACGCCAACACGGTCCTTGCGGAGAGCGGCTCCGCCGCTCCCGCGTCGCGCGCGGTGACCCTCGCCTTCGCCGCGCTGGCCGCGGGCATGGTCGCCGTCGTCGGCGGCTTCCTCGTCAACATCCGCCGGGAGTGGCGTGCCGACCCGGTCGTCACCGCGGCCACCCTGGCGATCGTGCTGGCCGACGGGCTGGCGCTGGTCCTCGGGGGCAGCTACTGGCGCGACTACCTCTTCGGACTGGTCCCCGCGACCGCACTGTGCGCCGCCCTGCTCGCCCGCCGGCGCACCGGCCGCGGTCGCACGATGCGCCTGGTGATCGGGCTCAGCGCGGCGTCCTCCGTGGTCTGCCTGCTCGGCTGGGTCGGCTGGAACGCGCTGGACTTCCAGGAGTTCCCCGAGGACGACACCGGCGCGGCGATCGCCGCGGCGGCCGAGCCCGGCGACACCCTGGTCGTCTTCGGCGGCCGCGCCGACCTCCAGCTGAGCAGCGGCCTGCCCACGCCGTACACGCACCTGTGGAGCCTGCCGATGCGCACCCTCGACCCCGACTACGCCGAGCTCCGCACCCTCCTCGAGGGCCCGGACGCACCGACCTGGTTCGTGGAGTGGGTGCCGTGGGGTGCCTGGGGAGCCCCTGGCGCCGAGGAGCTGTACGACGCCGTGCGGGCCCGCTACGAGCTGCACGACACCGGGTGCTGGGACCGGCCGGTCTACCTGCTGCGCGGGCTCGACCGGCCGCCGCTCGAGCCCGACTGCTGA
- the groL gene encoding chaperonin GroEL (60 kDa chaperone family; promotes refolding of misfolded polypeptides especially under stressful conditions; forms two stacked rings of heptamers to form a barrel-shaped 14mer; ends can be capped by GroES; misfolded proteins enter the barrel where they are refolded when GroES binds) encodes MPKILEFDENARRALERGVDALANAVKVTLGPKGRYVVLDKKWGAPTITNDGVTVAREIELDDPFENLGAQLTKEVATKTNDVAGDGTTTATVLAQAMVHEGLRAVAAGANPMGLKRGMDAAAEAVGNALRDAAREVETREDMASVATISSRDSHIGDLLAQAFDKVGKDGVITVEESNTMGTELDFTEGMQFDKGYISQYFVTDPERMEAVIDDPYILLHQGKISAVAELLPLLEKVIQAGKPLFILAEDVDGEALSTLVVNKIRGTFNAVAVKAPAFGDRRKAMMQDIATLTGGQVVAPEVGLKLDQVGLEVLGQARRVVVTKDNTTIVDGAGDPAEVEGRVNQIKAEIESTDSDWDREKLQERLAKLAGGVCVIKVGAHTEVELKEKKHRIEDAVSATRAAIEEGIVPGGGSALIHAVSVLDGDLGLTGDEAAGVRIVRKSADEPLRWIAENGGDNGYVVTTKVRELGVGNGFNAATGEYGDLVAQGVLDPVKVTRSALVNATSIAAMLLTTETLIVDKPEEEDETAAAGHGHGHGH; translated from the coding sequence ATGCCGAAGATCCTCGAGTTCGATGAGAACGCCCGCCGTGCCCTCGAGCGCGGCGTCGACGCGCTCGCCAACGCCGTCAAGGTCACCCTCGGCCCCAAGGGCCGCTACGTCGTCCTCGACAAGAAGTGGGGCGCCCCGACCATCACCAACGACGGTGTGACCGTCGCCCGTGAGATCGAGCTGGACGACCCCTTCGAGAACCTCGGCGCCCAGCTGACCAAGGAGGTCGCCACCAAGACCAACGACGTCGCGGGTGACGGCACGACCACCGCGACGGTGCTGGCCCAGGCGATGGTGCACGAGGGTCTGCGCGCCGTCGCCGCCGGCGCCAACCCGATGGGGCTCAAGCGCGGCATGGACGCCGCCGCCGAGGCCGTCGGCAACGCGCTGCGCGACGCCGCCCGCGAGGTGGAGACCCGCGAGGACATGGCGTCGGTCGCCACGATCTCCTCGCGCGACAGCCACATCGGTGACCTGCTCGCGCAGGCCTTCGACAAGGTCGGCAAGGACGGTGTCATCACCGTCGAGGAGTCCAACACCATGGGCACCGAGCTCGACTTCACCGAGGGCATGCAGTTCGACAAGGGCTACATCAGCCAGTACTTCGTGACCGACCCCGAGCGGATGGAGGCCGTCATCGACGACCCCTACATCCTGCTGCACCAGGGGAAGATCTCGGCCGTCGCCGAGCTGCTCCCGCTGCTGGAGAAGGTCATCCAGGCCGGCAAGCCGCTGTTCATCCTCGCCGAGGACGTCGACGGCGAGGCGCTCTCGACCCTGGTCGTGAACAAGATCCGCGGCACGTTCAACGCCGTCGCGGTCAAGGCCCCGGCCTTCGGTGACCGCCGCAAGGCGATGATGCAGGACATCGCGACCCTGACCGGTGGTCAGGTCGTCGCCCCCGAGGTCGGCCTCAAGCTCGACCAGGTGGGCCTCGAGGTCCTCGGCCAGGCCCGCCGCGTCGTGGTCACCAAGGACAACACCACGATCGTCGACGGCGCCGGTGACCCCGCCGAGGTCGAGGGTCGCGTCAACCAGATCAAGGCCGAGATCGAGTCCACCGACTCCGACTGGGACCGCGAGAAGCTCCAGGAGCGCCTCGCCAAGCTCGCCGGCGGTGTCTGCGTGATCAAGGTCGGCGCGCACACCGAGGTGGAGCTGAAGGAGAAGAAGCACCGCATCGAGGACGCCGTCTCCGCGACGCGCGCCGCGATCGAGGAGGGCATCGTCCCCGGCGGTGGCTCCGCGCTCATCCACGCGGTCTCCGTCCTCGACGGCGACCTCGGCCTGACCGGTGACGAGGCCGCCGGCGTGCGCATCGTGCGCAAGTCCGCCGACGAGCCGCTGCGCTGGATCGCCGAGAACGGCGGTGACAACGGCTACGTCGTCACCACCAAGGTCCGCGAGCTCGGCGTCGGCAACGGCTTCAACGCCGCGACCGGCGAGTACGGCGACCTGGTCGCCCAGGGCGTCCTCGACCCGGTCAAGGTCACCCGCTCCGCGCTGGTCAACGCCACCTCGATCGCGGCGATGCTGCTGACGACCGAGACGCTGATCGTCGACAAGCCCGAGGAGGAGGACGAGACCGCGGCCGCAGGCCACGGTCACGGCCACGGTCACTGA
- a CDS encoding phytase has product MHARTARILVGVLAPTTLLGAALAGAGPASPAASAPVAAAPDPVALVASVRETVSVASAGDALDDPAVWVHPSDPARSLVLGNDKLGGLETYDLDGNLVQRLTDDTAFWGNVDVRQRVAVDGVVRDVVAVAHDGLRLYDVDPATRLLRDTGEDRAITGSGEGVCLWVDAAAQEVHVVLITIAGRLQQYRLGDADADGLLEGTLVRDLEVGSEAEGCVADDDTGALYVSEEDTGLWRYAADPATGDDRTLVDGVATAGGHLVPDVEGVTLVDLPDGTGYVVASAQDLEDPDASYFAVYDRLDNTYVRSFRVDAGADSDDCDRTDGITAVATPLGPDFPRGIFVCQDHDNQAPGGAGNQDFKYVPLETAVALPDPPPPASPVRPVAAVVTGANATAWTTRVPGAVRPGDALLLFFSRSTGPGRFTGPGRGWTRVRALRDGTLRTTLWRRVVTAADAGSTVAVSFSTGVRQGALTLAAYRGVRRSGPVAGSAAAPEPGTSATHRTPMVTAPAGGAWRVSYWATKSAAATAWAAPAGEVVRATSAGAGGGRVATLLTDPGRAVPAGRTGGLVAGTDAATDKATSWTVLLAPRPS; this is encoded by the coding sequence GTGCACGCTCGGACCGCACGAATCCTGGTCGGCGTCCTCGCGCCGACCACCCTGCTCGGCGCCGCGCTCGCGGGCGCCGGACCGGCCTCCCCGGCGGCGTCGGCCCCGGTGGCCGCCGCCCCCGACCCCGTGGCGCTGGTCGCCTCGGTGCGCGAGACCGTGTCGGTCGCCAGCGCCGGCGACGCGCTCGACGACCCGGCCGTGTGGGTCCACCCCTCCGACCCGGCGCGCTCGCTGGTCCTCGGCAACGACAAGCTCGGCGGGCTCGAGACCTACGACCTCGACGGGAACCTCGTCCAGCGGCTCACCGACGACACGGCGTTCTGGGGCAACGTCGACGTCCGCCAGCGGGTCGCGGTCGACGGCGTCGTACGCGACGTGGTCGCCGTGGCGCACGACGGGCTCCGGCTCTACGACGTCGACCCCGCCACCCGGCTGCTGCGCGACACGGGCGAGGACCGCGCGATCACCGGCAGCGGCGAGGGCGTCTGCCTCTGGGTCGACGCGGCCGCCCAGGAGGTCCACGTCGTGCTGATCACGATCGCGGGCCGGCTGCAGCAGTACCGGCTCGGGGACGCCGACGCCGACGGTCTGCTCGAGGGGACCCTCGTCCGCGACCTGGAAGTCGGCTCGGAGGCCGAGGGGTGCGTCGCCGACGACGACACCGGCGCGCTCTACGTCAGCGAGGAGGACACCGGGTTGTGGCGCTACGCCGCCGACCCCGCGACCGGGGACGACCGCACCCTGGTCGACGGCGTCGCCACGGCCGGGGGTCACCTCGTCCCCGATGTCGAGGGCGTCACCCTGGTCGACCTGCCCGACGGGACCGGGTACGTCGTGGCGTCGGCGCAGGACCTCGAGGACCCCGACGCGAGCTACTTCGCCGTCTACGACCGCCTCGACAACACCTACGTCCGCTCCTTTCGGGTCGACGCCGGGGCCGACTCCGACGACTGCGACCGCACCGACGGGATCACCGCGGTGGCGACGCCGCTCGGGCCGGACTTCCCCCGCGGGATCTTCGTGTGCCAGGACCACGACAACCAGGCGCCGGGCGGCGCGGGCAACCAGGACTTCAAGTACGTCCCGCTCGAGACGGCCGTGGCGCTGCCCGACCCGCCCCCGCCGGCCTCGCCGGTGCGGCCGGTGGCCGCGGTGGTGACCGGCGCGAACGCGACGGCCTGGACGACGCGGGTCCCGGGCGCCGTACGGCCCGGGGACGCGCTGCTGCTGTTCTTCTCCCGCAGCACCGGCCCCGGCAGGTTCACCGGCCCCGGGCGGGGGTGGACCCGGGTGCGCGCGCTGCGCGACGGCACGCTGCGCACCACCCTGTGGCGGCGCGTGGTGACCGCGGCCGACGCCGGGTCGACCGTGGCGGTCTCCTTCTCGACCGGCGTGCGCCAGGGCGCCCTGACCCTCGCGGCCTACCGCGGCGTCCGGCGCTCGGGCCCTGTCGCCGGCTCGGCCGCGGCGCCGGAGCCGGGCACCTCCGCCACCCACCGCACCCCGATGGTGACGGCCCCGGCCGGCGGGGCGTGGCGGGTGTCGTACTGGGCCACCAAGTCCGCCGCGGCGACCGCGTGGGCCGCACCCGCCGGCGAGGTCGTCCGCGCCACCTCGGCCGGCGCGGGCGGCGGCCGGGTCGCCACCCTGCTCACCGACCCCGGCCGCGCCGTCCCCGCCGGCCGCACCGGCGGCCTGGTCGCCGGCACCGACGCCGCCACGGACAAGGCGACGTCCTGGACGGTGCTGCTCGCGCCCCGCCCGTCCTGA
- the tsaD gene encoding tRNA (adenosine(37)-N6)-threonylcarbamoyltransferase complex transferase subunit TsaD, with protein MTDAPLVLGIETSCDETGVGIVRGHELLADAVASSVEEHARFGGVVPEVASRAHLEAMVPTIERACETAGIRPSDVDAIAVTSGPGLAGALLVGVAAAKALAIGLDKPLYGVNHLAAHVAVDQLEHGALPEPCIAMLVSGGHSSLLRVTDVTGAHGGVDPMGATIDDAAGEAFDKVARLLGLPFPGGPHIDRAAREGSSVYVDFPRGLTSRRDLERHRFDFSFSGLKTAVARWVEARERSGEPVPVADVAASFQEAVCDVLVRKALDAAASEGIEDLLIGGGVAANSRLRHLAEERAAKLGIRVRVPRPGLCTDNGAMVAALGAEMVARGRTPSALDLPADSSLPVTEVLV; from the coding sequence GTGACGGACGCCCCCCTCGTGCTCGGCATCGAGACCTCCTGCGACGAGACCGGCGTCGGCATCGTCCGCGGCCACGAGCTGCTCGCCGACGCGGTGGCCAGCAGCGTCGAGGAGCACGCCCGCTTCGGCGGGGTCGTGCCGGAGGTCGCCAGCCGCGCCCACCTCGAGGCGATGGTGCCCACGATCGAGCGGGCCTGCGAGACCGCCGGCATCCGCCCCTCCGACGTCGACGCGATCGCGGTCACCAGCGGTCCCGGCCTCGCCGGCGCCCTGCTCGTGGGCGTCGCGGCGGCCAAGGCGCTGGCCATCGGCCTCGACAAGCCGCTCTACGGCGTCAACCACCTCGCCGCCCACGTCGCGGTCGACCAGCTCGAGCACGGCGCGCTGCCCGAGCCGTGCATCGCGATGCTGGTCAGCGGCGGCCACTCCAGCCTGCTGCGGGTCACCGACGTGACCGGCGCCCACGGCGGGGTGGACCCGATGGGGGCCACCATCGACGACGCGGCCGGCGAGGCGTTCGACAAGGTGGCCCGGCTGCTCGGGCTGCCGTTCCCCGGCGGGCCGCACATCGACCGCGCCGCACGCGAGGGCTCCTCGGTGTACGTCGACTTCCCGCGCGGCCTGACCTCGCGCCGCGACCTCGAGCGGCACCGGTTCGACTTCTCCTTCTCCGGCCTCAAGACCGCCGTGGCCCGGTGGGTCGAGGCCCGCGAGCGCTCCGGCGAGCCGGTCCCCGTGGCCGACGTCGCGGCGTCCTTCCAGGAGGCCGTCTGCGACGTGCTGGTGCGCAAGGCGCTCGACGCCGCCGCCTCCGAGGGCATCGAGGACCTGCTCATCGGCGGCGGCGTCGCGGCCAACTCCCGGCTGCGCCACCTCGCCGAGGAGCGGGCCGCCAAGCTCGGCATCCGGGTCCGCGTGCCCCGCCCCGGGCTGTGCACCGACAACGGTGCGATGGTCGCCGCGCTCGGCGCCGAGATGGTCGCCCGCGGCCGCACCCCCTCCGCCCTCGACCTGCCCGCCGACTCCTCGCTGCCGGTCACCGAGGTCCTCGTCTAG
- a CDS encoding cobalamin B12-binding domain-containing protein yields the protein MDRARVDYWTALRDGDRPAALAAIKQMRDTGRTHLEVIDEVIVPAQEQVAGHWLAGEWTAAQRQVATAINEGLVHWLCSFAPSPPADRPLVVVATVEPEELPALVLAEGLTSAGYRTTLVGGDGVADDLLRQVLGRKPRALLVSASRASSLARLKPVLRHLLATGVPVVALGAAFGGDPARATAIGATAYAASLEEAVVLLEQLPRRLPTRSPEPPGPAEVEAAWLGEFRHEITPYVLRALAARHPARTVDGMQPRWWAELEELVDHVLGCLASSLVTGDETIMVEVREWLTRVLEARGAAALVQDVWEVLALPLRGHPLARVHLAGSAIARGTADGGQTDGVATPA from the coding sequence GTGGATCGAGCTCGGGTGGACTACTGGACGGCCCTGCGTGACGGCGACCGCCCTGCCGCCCTGGCGGCCATCAAGCAGATGCGCGACACCGGGCGCACCCACCTCGAGGTCATCGACGAGGTCATCGTCCCGGCGCAGGAGCAGGTCGCGGGCCACTGGCTCGCCGGTGAGTGGACCGCCGCGCAGCGACAGGTCGCGACCGCGATCAACGAGGGCCTCGTGCACTGGCTGTGCTCCTTCGCGCCCTCGCCGCCCGCGGACCGGCCGCTGGTCGTGGTCGCCACTGTCGAGCCCGAGGAGCTGCCGGCGCTGGTGCTGGCCGAGGGGCTGACCTCGGCCGGCTACCGCACCACCCTGGTCGGTGGGGACGGCGTCGCGGACGACCTGCTGCGCCAGGTGCTCGGCCGCAAGCCGCGCGCGCTGCTGGTCAGCGCCTCGCGGGCCTCCTCGCTGGCCCGGCTCAAGCCGGTCCTGCGCCATCTCCTGGCGACCGGCGTCCCCGTCGTGGCCCTCGGCGCCGCGTTCGGCGGCGACCCGGCCCGGGCCACCGCGATCGGCGCGACGGCGTACGCCGCCTCCCTCGAGGAGGCCGTCGTCCTGCTCGAGCAGCTGCCCCGCCGGCTGCCCACCCGCTCGCCGGAGCCTCCCGGGCCGGCCGAGGTCGAGGCGGCCTGGCTGGGGGAGTTCCGCCACGAGATCACGCCGTACGTCCTGCGGGCGCTCGCCGCACGCCACCCCGCCAGGACGGTCGACGGCATGCAGCCTCGGTGGTGGGCGGAGCTGGAGGAGCTCGTCGACCACGTGCTGGGCTGCCTGGCCTCCTCGCTGGTGACCGGCGACGAGACGATCATGGTCGAGGTGCGCGAGTGGCTCACCCGGGTGCTGGAGGCCCGGGGCGCCGCCGCGCTCGTCCAGGACGTCTGGGAGGTGCTGGCGCTCCCGCTGCGCGGCCACCCCCTCGCCCGGGTGCACCTGGCCGGCTCGGCCATCGCGCGGGGCACCGCCGACGGCGGACAGACCGACGGCGTCGCCACCCCCGCCTGA
- a CDS encoding S-(hydroxymethyl)mycothiol dehydrogenase translates to MQQVKAVVARGKGQPVEVTTINVPDPGPGEAVVQVQACGVCHTDLHYREGGINDDFPFLLGHEAAGVVEAVGEGVTDVAPGDFVVLNWRAVCGECRACKRGDLQYCFNTHNATQKMTLAEGDDAGTELSPALGIGAFAEKTLVAAGQCTKVDPEARAAAVGLLGCGVMAGIGAAINTGAVTRGTSVAVIGCGGVGVAAIAGSALAGASPIIAIDIDAQKLEGATKLGATHTIDSSKEDVVARVKEICGATYEGAEGADVVIEAVGRPETWEQAFYARDLAGTVVLVGVPTPDMKVPELPLIDVFGRGGSLKSSWYGDCLPTRDFPMLVDLYQQGRLDLDAFVTEEIGIDDVEAAFEKMHHGNVLRSVVVF, encoded by the coding sequence ATGCAGCAGGTCAAGGCAGTCGTCGCGCGTGGCAAGGGCCAGCCGGTCGAGGTCACCACCATCAACGTCCCCGACCCGGGTCCGGGCGAGGCGGTCGTGCAGGTCCAGGCGTGCGGGGTGTGCCACACCGACCTCCACTACCGCGAGGGCGGGATCAACGACGACTTCCCGTTCCTGCTCGGCCACGAGGCCGCCGGCGTCGTCGAGGCCGTCGGCGAGGGCGTGACCGACGTGGCGCCGGGCGACTTCGTCGTCCTCAACTGGCGCGCGGTGTGCGGCGAGTGCCGCGCCTGCAAGCGCGGTGATCTCCAGTACTGCTTCAACACCCACAACGCCACGCAGAAGATGACGCTGGCCGAGGGCGACGACGCGGGCACCGAGCTGTCCCCGGCGCTGGGGATCGGCGCGTTCGCCGAGAAGACGCTGGTCGCGGCCGGCCAGTGCACCAAGGTCGACCCCGAGGCCCGCGCGGCCGCCGTCGGCCTGCTCGGCTGCGGCGTGATGGCCGGCATCGGCGCCGCGATCAACACCGGCGCCGTCACCCGCGGCACGTCCGTCGCCGTCATCGGCTGCGGCGGCGTCGGCGTCGCCGCGATCGCCGGCTCCGCGCTGGCCGGGGCCAGCCCGATCATCGCGATCGACATCGACGCCCAGAAGCTCGAGGGCGCGACGAAGCTCGGCGCGACCCACACGATCGACTCCTCCAAGGAGGACGTGGTCGCCCGGGTCAAGGAGATCTGCGGGGCGACGTACGAGGGTGCCGAGGGCGCCGACGTCGTCATCGAGGCCGTGGGCCGCCCGGAGACCTGGGAGCAGGCGTTCTACGCCCGCGACCTGGCCGGCACCGTTGTCCTGGTCGGCGTCCCGACGCCGGACATGAAGGTCCCCGAGCTGCCGCTGATCGACGTCTTCGGCCGCGGTGGCTCGCTGAAGTCCAGCTGGTACGGCGACTGCCTGCCGACCCGCGACTTCCCGATGCTGGTCGACCTCTACCAGCAGGGCCGCCTCGACCTCGACGCGTTCGTGACCGAGGAGATCGGCATCGACGACGTCGAGGCCGCCTTCGAGAAGATGCACCACGGCAACGTGCTGCGCAGCGTGGTGGTCTTCTGA
- a CDS encoding class I SAM-dependent methyltransferase, with translation MDLDAFRWLLTEPGQALLARAGELAGSDPLAAQTALRREASAEHAAAALTQARLRVRAEAKFGDLAARMYFTADGLEQATRLAVATHRAARLQAYAARTLVDLGCGIGGDLVAAARAGLTCAGVDLDPVRVAVAEANLAALDLPGAVMVADATTVDPSPFDVAFADPARRGARGRTFDVDDWTPPWSFVERLLRRDSCVKVAPGIPHDIVPAGVEAEWVSDHGEVKEAALWSGGLATTARRATVIGDGGLASLTDEDAPALGEDGVGVRAVGRYLYEPDGAVVRAGLVTAVAAAVQGGLVDEHIAYVTGDAAYRSPFARGYEVLEELPYREKALRAALRERGIGTLTIKKRGVEVVPEQLRKRLALSGTEEGTLVLTRVAGAGTALLVRPLA, from the coding sequence GTGGATCTCGACGCCTTCCGGTGGCTGCTGACCGAGCCGGGGCAGGCCCTGCTGGCCCGCGCGGGCGAGCTCGCCGGGTCCGACCCGCTCGCCGCGCAGACCGCGCTGCGGCGCGAGGCGAGCGCCGAGCACGCCGCGGCCGCGCTCACCCAGGCCCGGCTCCGGGTGCGCGCCGAGGCGAAGTTCGGCGACCTGGCCGCGCGCATGTACTTCACCGCCGACGGCCTCGAGCAGGCCACCCGCCTGGCCGTCGCCACCCACCGCGCCGCCCGCCTCCAGGCGTACGCCGCCCGCACGCTCGTCGACCTCGGCTGCGGGATCGGCGGGGACCTCGTCGCCGCCGCCCGCGCCGGGCTGACCTGCGCCGGCGTCGACCTCGACCCCGTGCGGGTCGCGGTCGCCGAGGCCAACCTCGCGGCGCTGGACCTGCCCGGGGCGGTGATGGTCGCGGACGCGACGACCGTGGACCCCTCCCCCTTCGACGTCGCCTTCGCCGATCCGGCCCGCCGCGGGGCGCGCGGGCGCACCTTCGACGTCGACGACTGGACCCCGCCGTGGTCCTTCGTGGAGCGCCTGCTGCGCCGCGACTCCTGCGTCAAGGTCGCCCCCGGCATCCCGCACGACATCGTCCCGGCCGGCGTCGAGGCCGAGTGGGTCAGCGACCACGGCGAGGTCAAGGAGGCCGCGCTGTGGTCGGGCGGGCTCGCCACGACCGCCCGGCGGGCGACGGTGATCGGCGACGGCGGGCTCGCGAGCCTCACCGACGAGGACGCCCCCGCGCTCGGGGAGGACGGCGTCGGGGTCCGGGCCGTGGGCCGCTACCTCTACGAGCCGGACGGGGCCGTCGTCCGCGCCGGCCTGGTCACCGCCGTCGCGGCCGCCGTGCAGGGCGGGCTCGTCGACGAGCACATCGCCTACGTCACCGGCGACGCGGCGTACCGCTCGCCCTTCGCGCGCGGCTACGAGGTCCTCGAGGAGCTGCCCTACCGCGAGAAGGCGCTGCGGGCGGCGCTGCGCGAGCGCGGCATCGGCACCCTGACGATCAAGAAGCGCGGCGTCGAGGTGGTCCCCGAGCAGCTGCGCAAGCGGCTCGCGCTCAGCGGCACGGAGGAGGGCACGCTCGTGCTGACCCGGGTCGCCGGCGCCGGGACCGCGCTGCTCGTGCGCCCGCTGGCCTGA